ATAGCAGAAAACCCATTATCATAAAACGCCTTGCCATCATCTTCAAGAGTAACTGCGGTAAGTGCAATTATTGGAAGAGTAGAGTTAAATTCACGAATTTGTTTTGTGGCTTCAATACCGCCAATTCCAGGCATATGTATGTCCATTAAAACCAAATCGAACTCCAGTTCGTTACAAACAGCAACTGCTTTTTCTCCATTATCTGCAACCACACAAGTAGCACCATTTTTCTCGAGGATTTTACGTGTGATCATTTGGTTAATCTTATTATCTTCAACAACAAGAATATGTCTGTTATCTAGTCTTAAAGACTCAATTTTAGTTGGGCTATCTTCAATGGTCTTGCTGGCAGAAATTGCTTCAGAATCTTTAAGATTTTCTTGTCCATCGCTTGGCATGGTAAGTTTTTTAATATCTTCTAAAGGGATAATTTCTGGTGTGCCTTCTTGTATTTCAGGAATTTCAAAAACAATATCAAAATAAAATTTAGAGCCTTTACCAATTTCGCTTTCTAGTTTTATGCTGCTTCCCATAAGCTTGAGAATTTGTTTTGTGATAGACAGGCCAAGTCCTGTTCCTCCAAACTCTCTATTAATATCCAATGAGCCTTGAGAGAAGTTCTCAAAGATTAATTCTTGTTGTTCTTTTGAAATACCTAAACCATTATCTTCTATTTCAATTCTTAAATTAGTTGCCTCTGAGGACTCAGAATTCTTGATAACGCGAACCCAAATATCACCATTCTTGGTAAATTTAATAGCATTACCTATAAGGTTTATAAGTACTTGAGACAGCTTGATTGAGTCGCCATTTAAAAGGTTAGGAATCTGATCATCAAACTCAAAATGAACCTTTACATTACTTTTATTGGCAGAGTAGTTTAATGCTGTAATTACTTCTAAGATTCTTTTCTTAAGATTAAATTTATCGACGCGTAAGCCAGCTTTATTAGCTTCTAATTTGTTTAAGTCCAGTATGTTATTAATTAAAGAAAGTAAATAATCTCCTGAAAATTTAAGCGAATTTAAGTGTTGCTTTTGCTCTTTTGTAGGGTTTTCGCCCAACAATAAATTTGTTAATCCTGTAACTGCATACAGTGGCGTTCTAAGCTCATGCGTAATGGTAGATAAAAATTGTGCTTTTGCACGTGTTGCTTTCTCAGCTTTCTCTTTGGCTTCCTTTAGTTCGTCTCTTTGTTTTAAAAGTAATACGTTAGCCTTATCTCGTATTTTATTATTCTTGTAAAGTGAAAGTGTTAGTAATGAGAGAATTGTAATAAAGGCAATACTTAATAATGTAATTAGTGTATTTAGTTTTATGTCTTTTTCTTGCTGTAAGTTAACCTCAGAAAGGTTGGTAATTACTTCATCTTTTTCTTCTAATTTTCTTAGGGCTTCCTCATCTAAACTTATGTTTTTGGAGCTTAGGCTTAGTTCCTTATTAATTTCATTACTTATGGTAAGGTATCTTACAGCTTTTTTATCGTCATTTAACTGCGAGGAAACTTGACTAAGGAGCAACGCTGTATCTGCTTGTAAATTCTTGAACTTGTAACGCTTTGAAATCTCAAAACTACGTTGTACGTTTTTCTCTGCAAATTCATAATTAAAATTAGCAAAATGAGATTTCCCTATAAGGTAAAGTGCTTGTGCATAAGGGTACTTGTCTGGAGAATCACTTAAATCTTCAATAGCCAGATTTATAACCTCTATTGCAGTAATATAATCACCTTCTTCATAGGCAATTCTTCCTTTTTCTTTAAGGACATACGCTTTGTTTAAAGGGAGTTGTTCTTCTTCGAAAATACTCTCGGCAAGATCCAGATAATCTTTTGCTCTGCTATACTTTCCTTGTAAGATAAAAAGTTGTGCATACTCTCTGTAAGCTATACCTAAATACTCTTTGTTTTTAAGATCTCTGTACTCCTGTATTGCTCTAAGCATATTAACCTCTGCAGCAGCATAATCTTTTTGGATGCTATATAGTTTGGCTACAGCTACACTAGTATTGGCTATGAGAAAACTGTCATTAAGTCCTTTGGAAAGGTATAGCGCTTCTTGAAGGTTGTTTTGAGCTTCTTGTACACTTTGGTTTTTAGACCTATTCACCAATGTGTTTATCTTAATCTTGATAGTCTCCTCATTAGTTAGCAACTTTTTAGTTTGGCTAAACGAATGGGAGAAAGTAAGAAGTAAGAGTAAAATTAGGGTGTAAAGGTGCTTCATCGTTATAAATATAATTTATTTCGATGAAATGCAATAGATTAAGTCAATTATTCGATTGGAATAGCCACGTTCATTATCGTACCAACCTATTAGCTTTACAAGTGTGCCGTCTATAACAGATGTCATTTGCGCATCGAACGTACAAGAATAAGGAAGACCAATAATATCTATTGAAACAATTGGATCTTCAGTATAACTTAATATATTTTTCAAATTGGTTTCAGAAGCTTTTTTAAAAGCTTCGTTAATTTCCTTTACAGTTGTTTTTCGCTTCACATTTAAAGTCATATCTGTAAGAGAACCATTAGGAACAGGTACTCTAATACCGCAACCACCAATAGCATGTTCCAAATCTGGAAATATTTTAGTAAGCGCTTTTGCAGCGCCAGTAGTTGTAGGAACAATAGATTGTCCTGCAGCTCGCGCTCGTCTTAAATCTCTATGGGGTTGATCATGTAAACTTTGGTCTGTAGTATAAGAATGAACCGTAGTAATGTAAGCTTGTTCTACTTGGCATAAATCGTGCACAACCTTAAGCATAGGCGCCGCATTATTGGTAGTACAAGATGCATTAGATATAATTTGCTCTGTACCATCTAATAAATGGTTATTTACACCTAAAACAATAGTTTTAATATCATCTTCAATTGGAGGTACAGAAAGTATTACTTTTTTTGCGCCACCAGTTATGTGGTTTTGTAAAAGTTCTTTTGTTTTAAACTTTCCAGTACATTCTATAACCACATCTGGTTGATATAGTGCCCAATTTATAGAGGAAATATCTGGCTGGTTTGTAAAGGGAAATTCAACGCCATCAACAACAACTGTCGTGTCATTTATAACTGAAACAGTTCTGTCTAACCTTCCATGAATACTGTCGTATTTTAATAAATGAGCCAAAGTGTTTACGTTGGCCAAATCATTTACTGCAACAACTTCTATTTCTGGATTATCAAGCAAAAGTCTAAAAAGGCTTCTGCCAATGCGACCAAAACCGTTTATGGCAATTTTAATTGGAGTCACAAGCGTTTACGTTAAGTGCTTTTGAGCTTTGTATGAAGATCTTACTAAAGCACCACTTTCTACGTGACGAAAGCCCATTTCTAAACCAATTTCCTCGTATTTCTTAAATTGATCTGGAGTGATAAATTGTTTTACAGGTAAATGCTTTTTACTTGGTTGTAAATACTGTCCTATGGTTACAATATCTAAGTTAACAGCTCTTAAATCTTTAAGGGTTTGTATAACCTCGTCTTCAGTTTCTCCTAAACCTAACATAATACCAGATTTAGTACGCTTAATACCTTGATCTTTTAAGTATTTTAAAACACCTAAACTACGTTCGTATTTTGCTTGTATACGTACTTCTCTAGTTAAGCGTTTTACAGTTTCCATATTATGAGAAACAACTTCTGGATTAACGGCTATTATACGATCTATATGCTTTTCAATCCCTTGAAAATCTGGTATTAATGTTTCAAGTGTTGTGTTAGGATTCATACGTCTTATGGCATTTACAGTCTCTGCCCATATGATAGATCCCATATCTTTAAGATCATCTCTATCTACACTTGTAACTACGGCGTGCTTAATGTCCATTAACTTAATAGAACGTGCCACTTTCTCAGGCTCATCCCATTCAACTGTATCTGGTCTACCTGTCTTTACACCACAAAACCCACAAGAACGTGTACAGACGTTTCCAAGAATCATGAATGTAGCTGTTCCTTCACTCCAACATTCGCCCATATTTGGGCAACTTCCTGATGTACAGATAGTGTGAAGGTCATATTTATCTACAAGACCTCTTAGTTCTTTATACTTTTTTCCTGTCGGTAATTTAACTCTAAGCCATTTTGGTTTTGGCTTTGGTTTTATAACTGAAAGTGTTTCTGTTTGCATTATGCAAAGATACAATTTATTGTATAGAAATAGGAGTAGAGTGTAGCTTTGAACTTAGATTGTAGAGTTGAAAAATTCTCTATAAATTATACTTGTAAATACGTCTAGACTTTGTTAGTTCCTGAAGTAATTATATCTGCTAGAAGTTTACGTGCTCTAAGTAATTTAACCTTAATTGTATTTATGGGTTCATCAATAGTTTCAGCAATTTCTTTATAGCTTAACTCTTGAAAATATCTTAGCATTATAATATTTTGATAGTCTGGTTTAAGCTTCTTTATATTTTGTAGTAATAAGCTAAGGTTTTGCTCTTTAATAAGTTCATCTTCTGCAGAAAGTGTGTTGTCTGCCAAGCTGTTAATCTTTTTATTTTCTGCTTTAGATGTATTTGTTACAACTGCGTTATTTTCCTTTCTAATAATATCAACATGAATATTCTTAGAGATAGTAGTAAGCCAGGTTTTAAACTTATAGTCTGAGTTGTATGTACTCAACTTATCAAATGCTTTGGCAAAGGTTTGTATGGTAATATCTTCTGCTAAAAATTCATCTGAGGTTCTTTTTAGCTGAAACCCATAGATATAAGACCAATACTCATCTAATAATTTTTTGTAGGCAGATTGTTTACCGGTTTTTGCCAGAGTAATTAACGCTTCAATATCTGTGTGTGCTAGTCCCAAGACTTAGGTTTTGAAACAATATTAGTGATAAAAAGACAAGCCTGCACAGATAACAATAAGATTTCTAAAAGTGGAAATATTAATAATAGAGCACTTTCGTGTAAAGTTTTGAAAGTTTTATATAAGATGAATCCTTGTATAAGTTCTCTAACTAAAAAAAGAGAAATGACAACTATTGAATACGGCTGAATAATTAGTAGAGAGATGCAAAACAACCAAAATAATAGCTGACTTATATAAAACCCTGCTAAAATGGTTTTAATCTTAAAAGAATACCTATTTGCAGTAGTAATATGCCTGCGCTTTTGGTGAAACCAAGCTTTTAAACTTGCTTTAGGTAAACTAGTTGTAAATGAAGCCTTGTTTAAACTTATTGCAGTGTTTGTTTTCGTTGAAGCTTCTGCAATAAATAAATCATCATCTCCAGACGCAATATGCTTATGAGAATTAAAACCCTTGTTGGCTTTAAAGCAAGCTTTAGTATAAGCTAAGTTTCGGCCAACACCCATATAGGCATTATTGTGATGCGCCATTCCAAAATACTGAAGGGCAGTTATTACCGTTTCATACCTAATTATTGAATTTAAAATGCCTTTCTCTTTCTTATAACCACTATACCCCAAAACAATAGTATGATTTTCAGAAAAATTTTGAGTCATATGCTGTACCCAATACTTAGATTCTGGCTTACAATCTGCGTCTGTAAATAATAGGTGATTATAAGTCGCTAATTCAATTGCTTTTGAGATTGAAGCTTTTTTTCCAAGACAGTTAGTATTTTTAATAATACGAAGTTCTGGGAACGCTTGCTTAACATCTAAGAGAACGTTTTGAGTATTGTCTGTTGAGCCATCATTAACTACAATAACTTCAAAAACAGGAAAGACTTGGTTGCAAATAATGGGTAAAAATCGTTTTAGATTTTCAGCTTCATTTTTAGCGCATATAATAATACTAGTAGGGTAGTGTTCTCGTTTGTGAAATGCTGTAAACGACGTAAAAGTAAATTGACCTAGGTATATATAGCATATACTATTTAGGAGAACTATAACTGCAAAAGCAATAAGTAATGCAGTGTAAAACACCTTTATTTAGTGTGTTCTGGTTCATTACAGTTTTCAAATTGATCTGGAGTCTTACCACAGAAACCACAAGAATCTCCTTCCTTATTTAAAAAAGGACTTTGGCTAGCACAAGTACCAGCAAATTTACCATCTTTTTTAGCCCAAATTTTTATTGCAATTCCTGCAACCGCTAAAGCTAATAATACAAGTGTGAGAAGAATTAATTTCATTTTGCAAATTTACAAAATACAGCCATGTAACTCAAACAAATTAGGCTTTTTTAGTTGTGAAAGCCTTTACACTATTTAACTAAACTTTAATTTTCGTTTTGTTAGGAGAGTCAAATCTATATCTATATTTGTGCTATAAATTTAAAACATAATAAAATGAAAATCAATAAATTATTACTTCTTGGTGCCTTAGCTACCTTATCTTTTACAGCTTGTAAAAATGATAAAAAAGCTGAAGAGGAAGCTGAGAAAATGGAAATGGAAGCTAAAGCAGAAGCTGAAGAAATGAAGATGGCTGAAGAAGCTAAAATGGCCGAAATGAAAAAGAAAGAGGCAGAAGAAACTAGCATTGCTGCAGTAGCAATGAATTCTGCAGATCACACAACTTTAGTTGCAGCTGTAAAAGCAGCACAATTAGATGTGATGCTTAAAACTGAAGGTCCTTACACAGTATTTGCACCTTCTAACGATGCTTTCGACAGATTACCAAAAGGAACTGTTGATACCTTATTAAAACCAGAAAACAAAGAAAAATTAACTGATGTATTAAGCTACCACGTAGTTCCAGGAGATGTAACATCTGCTAAACTTACAGAGTTAATTAAAGCTAACAATGGTTTTTATATGCTTAAGACTGCTAACGACGGTGAGTTGAGAGCTGAAATTAATAATGCTGGTAACATTACACTTACAGATGGTAGAGGTAAAAAATCTACAATTACTGCTGCAGATTTAGATGCATCTAACGGTACAGTACACGTAGTGAACACAGTAATGATGAGAAGCTAAGTTTTAGCTAACATTCAAAACATTAAAAAGGTCTGCAATTGCAGACCTTTTTTTAGTTATAAATATTTACTTCAGGTTCTAAACGAATGCTGAATTTTTGGTAAACAATATCTTGAACCTTCTTTGCTAAGTTTAAAATATCTTGACCACTTGCATTGCCATAATTTACCAAAACTAAAGCTTGGTTTTTATGCACGCCAGCATCACCTTCTCTAAATCCTTTTAATCCACTTTGGTCTATTAACCAACCTGCAGGCACTTTTACAAATTCTTCACTAACTGGATAACTTGGTAAATGCTCGTGATTGGCTTTTAGCGTTTTAAATGTGTTAATTGGTATTATTGGATTTTTAAAGAAACTACCACTATTACCTAATACATTAGGATTTGGAAGTTTAGAAGACCTTATGGCTATTACAGCATTAGATACATCTTGTATTGTAGGTTCAGTAATTTTGTTACGCTCAAGCTCTTGCTCTATTATTCCATAATTTGTTGAAAGTAGATGAGGTGCCTTATTAAGTTTAAACCTTACTTTGGTAATTATATAGTCTCCTTTTAGTGACGTTTTAAAAACAGAACTTCTATAACCAAACTCACAATCTTTTTTAGAGAATGTTTTAGTTACTAAAGTCTGTTTGTGTATTGCATCGCAACTCACAAAACTATCTTTTAACTCAACTCCGTATGCACCAATATTTTGAATTGGAGATGTGCCTACATTTCCGGGTATTAATGATAAATTCTCTAAACCGCCTAAATTTTTATCAAGTGTCCATAACACAAACTGATGCCAATTTTCACCAGCAGAAACATCAATAGTCATAGAAGTGTTGTCCTCACTAACTATAGTTTTTCCTAAGAGATTTAAATGTACAACAGTATCTTCTATATCTTCAGTTAACAGCATATTGCTGCCGCCACCAAGGATAAAAAGTGTTTCAGCATAATTTTTCTTCAACACAGAAATTAGCTCATCTTCTGATGTTACAGATATAAATGATGTTGCATTTACATCTATACCAAATGTATTATAGGATTTAAGAGAAACATTATGCTGTAAGTCCATACTTAGTTTGGGTACACCTCAAGTGCTTTTTTAAGGATGTTTACAGACTTTAATAAATTGTCTTCATTCAGTACGTATGCAATTCTTACTTGGTTTAAGCCAGTGTTTGGTGTAGAGTAAAATCCAGATGCAGGTGCTACCATTACTGTTTGTCCATCTACATCAAAATCACTCAATAACCATTTTGCAAAATCTTCAGCATCTTTTACAGGTAATTCTGCTATGCAGTAAAATGCACCTTTTGGTTTAGCAACCTTTACACCATTAATATCTTCTAATGCATTTACTAAAAGGTTACGACGGTGTACGTATTCTTCAATTACATCATCAAAGTATGATTTAGGTGTTTCAAGAGCAGCTTCTGCAGCAACTTGTGCAAATGTTGGTGGACTTAATCTTGCCTGAGCAAATTTTAATGCTGTAGACATAAGTTCTTTGTTTTTAGAAACCATACACCCAATTCTTGCACCACACATACTGTAACGCTTAGAAACAGAATCTATCATTATAGCATGGTCTTCTAAACCAGGCTCACTCATAATAGAATGGTGCGTATTACCATCATAGGCAAATTCACGATAAACTTCGTCTGCAACAATAAACAAATTATGTTTTTTAACCATTGCAGCTAATTGCTCAATCTCTTCTTTAGTGTATAAGTATCCAGTAGGATTTCCTGGATTACATATAAGAATAGCTTTTGTTTTTGGTGTAATAAGCTTTTCAAATTCTGCAATAGGAGGTAATGCAAAGCCATTATCTATAGATGATTTCACTGGTACTACTGTAACTCCAGAGGCTGTTGCAAAACCATTGTAGTTAGCGTAAAAAGGTTCAGGAATAATAACTTCGTCACCAGCATCTGCTATACTACCCATAGTAAACAATAAAGCTTCAGAGCCACCAGTGCTAATAATAATATCTTCTGCAGAGACATTTATATTGTTAGTCTTGTAATAATCTGCTAATTTGTTTCTATACGATTCAAATCCTTCAGAAGCACTGTAACTTAAAATTTCAATACTATTATTTTTAATAGCCTCTAAAGCCACATTTGGTGTCTTTATATCTGGTTGCCCAATATTTAAATGAAAAATATGTTTTCCATTTTTACGAGCAGCATCAGCGTAAGGCATTAACTTTCTAATTGGCGATTGTGGCATCGCTAACCCTTTTTGAGATATAGTAGGCATGGTGTGTTTTATTGTTTTTGCAAAGGTATCAATACACAAGCCTAATAGCAATTATCCATGCTTTTTTTGTAAATTACTAGAATGATATTAAAACAACATCTCTTACTTTGCTTGTTTCTCACGTTTGCAACTATTGCAAAGTCTCAGGATGGCTTTGTACTACAAGGCACAAATCAAGATAAAATAGACTTTGAATTTGTTAGAAACCTAACGATTGTACCACTTACTATAAATGGAAAGGAACTGTCTTTTTTGTTAGATACAGGTGTGAAAAACACTATGATATTTAGCTTAAAAGCTAATGATTCTTTAGAGTTGAATTCTGCTGAAAAAATTAAACTTATTGGTTTAGACGGTGAAACTGTTGTTGATGCGGTAAAATCTACAGGAAACACTGTAAAGTTAGGAAAGGCAGTAAATACTAATCATAATATTTATGTGGTTTTTGATCAAGAATTAAACTTTTCTACCCAACTTGGGGTGCAAGTTCACGGAATTATAGGATATGAATTTTTTAAAGATTTTGTGGTAGAGTGTAATTATATTTCTAAAGTTATTAAAGTATATGAGCCAAGTGCTTATAATGTTAGGAAAAAATGCAGAGGTTGTACAGCACTTTCTGTAGAGTTTGAAAATAATAAACCCTATATAAATGCAGAGGTGCAAGTTGGCGGAAACGTTGTTACCACAAAATTATTAGTTGATAGTGGCTCTAGTGATGGTTTGTGGTTGTTTCACAACTCTTCTGAAGATCTAAATAAGCCTACCAAAAGTTTTAGAGACTATTTAGGTTTGGGGCTAACAGGAGATATTTTTGGAGACCGTAGTAAAGTAAAACACTTAAAACTAGATAAGTTTAAACTAAAAAATGTGACAGCTGCCTATCCAGACACTTTGGCATTATCTGCTCAAGCTATTACAAATGACAGAAATGGAAGTTTAGGGTCTGAAGTATTGAGACGCTTTAAAGTTGTGATAGATTATCCGCGTGAACGTATTCTTCTTAAAAAAAATAAAGATTTTTATGATGATTTTACTTATGACATGAGTGGATTGGTTATAGCTCATGATGGCTTTTCAGTATATGAAGATAAAGTTGTCTTGCGTCCTAAAGATGAGTCTGATAATAAAAAGGAAATAAATCTACTTAATAACTCTCAAGCAAGATATAATAATTTTTCTAAGAAGAAAGATTCAAAAATTAACTTAAAGACACACTATGAGCTAAAGCCTAAATTTGTAATTAAAAGTATTAGACCAGATTCACCCGCAGAAAATGCAGATTTAAAAGTAGGTGATATTGTCGAAACCATTAATGGGAAACCAGCTTTTAAGTATACACTTAATGAGTTAAATGAAATGTTTTCCTCTCAGGAAAATAAAAAAATAAAATTTACAATATCAAGGTTTAATTTAAAATTTAGCCGAACAATGGTTCTTAAGAGTAGATTGTAATTAAAAAAAAAAGCCACGATATTAATCGTGGCTTTCAAGTCTATGTGATTAAGTGGTTATTTTCTAGGTGTTGTTTTTTCTAGAACACTTTTTCCACCATTTTCTTCTGCTAAAATAGTCCCTTTAATTTTTAAAGGTAATGTTGGGTTTTCTGCATCATTAGAGTAAACTGTAATGGTCTTTCTAATAGGACCTACACGCTTAGTGTCATATTTCACTTTAATTACACCAGTTTTTCCAGGACCAATAGGTTCTTCTGGTTTTTCTGGAATTGTACAGCCACAACTAGAATATACACGATTTATTACTAATGGAGCATCACCAGTATTGGTAAACTCAAAAGAGCGAACACCATCACTGCCTTTAGCTATTTCACCATAATCTATAACATCGCTTTTAAATTCAATTTTAGCTCCGTTTTGTGCTTGCACAGCATATCCAATAAAGAATACCAATGCAAGAGTCATTATTTTTTTCATAATAGTTCTTTTTAGAAGAAGGGTAAATATAAGGGCTATGTTGTTATTGTGCAAAATCTGATTATTAACAAATTCTAGCCTTTATAATTCTTCAAGTTATAAGTACTTTTGTAGTTATTCCAAAAACAATACCAAACTATGGCATTAGCCTCTAAATACGACTCGAAAGCAACAGAAGATAAATGGTACGACTACTGGATGAAAAACAACTATTTTCATTCTGAAGTAGATGACCGTGAACCTTATACAATAGTAATACCGCCACCAAATGTAACAGGTGTTCTGCATATGGGACACATGTTAAACAACACAATACAGGATGTTTTAATACGCCGTGCGCGTTTAAAAGGCTTTAATGCATGTTGGGTGCCAGGTACAGATCACGCAAGTATTGCTACAGAAGCTAAAGTTGTTAACAAACTTAAAGAAGAAGGCATAAATAAAAATGACCTTACTAGAGAGCAGTTTTTAGAACATGCGTGGGAATGGACGCATAAACACGGCGGCATTATCCTAGAGCAACTAAAAAAACTAGGAGCATCTTGTGATTGGGAGCGTACTGCTTTTACTATGGATGAAGATTTATCTAAATCTGTAATAAAAGTATTTGTAGACCTTCATAATAAAGGACACGTATATAGAGGTTACCGTATGGTAAATTGGGATCCTCAAGCAAAAACAACATTGAGTGATGAAGAGGTTATACATGTTGAAAAAGAAGGGAAGCTATTTTATCTAAATTATAAGATAGAAGGCTCTACAGATGTATTAACAATTGCTACAACACGACCAGAAACTATTTTTGGAGACACTGCAATTTGCATAAACCCTAATGATGAGCGTTTTACACATTTAAAAGGTAAAAAGGCAATTGTTCCTATTGCAAATAGAGTGATTCCTATTATTGAAGATGAATATGTAGATGTAGAGTTTGGAACGGGTTGTCTTAAAGTAACTCCTGCGCATGATGAGAATGACAAAATGTTAGGAGACAAACATAACTTAGATGTTGTTGATATTTTTAATGATGATGCTACTTTAAACAGTAACGGCTTACATTACGAAGGTAAAGATCGTTTTGTTGCACGTCGCGATATTGTAAAAGAATTAGAAGAATTAGAAGTTTTGGTTAAAACTGAAACACATATAAATAAAGTAGGTACTAGTGAGCGTACGGGAGCAGTAATAGAGCCTAAGTTAAGTGACCAATGGTTCTTGAAAATGAAAGAATTGGCACAACCTGCTTTAGATGCTGTCTTGGAAAAAGAGGTGGCATTAGTTCCAGAGAAGTTTATTAACACTTATCGTCATTGGATGGAAAATGTACGCGATTGGAATATTTCTCGTCAACTTTGGTGGGGACACCAAATTCCTGCGTACTATTATGGAGATGCTAAGGAAGATTATGTGG
This region of Croceibacter atlanticus HTCC2559 genomic DNA includes:
- a CDS encoding fasciclin domain-containing protein, with amino-acid sequence MKINKLLLLGALATLSFTACKNDKKAEEEAEKMEMEAKAEAEEMKMAEEAKMAEMKKKEAEETSIAAVAMNSADHTTLVAAVKAAQLDVMLKTEGPYTVFAPSNDAFDRLPKGTVDTLLKPENKEKLTDVLSYHVVPGDVTSAKLTELIKANNGFYMLKTANDGELRAEINNAGNITLTDGRGKKSTITAADLDASNGTVHVVNTVMMRS
- a CDS encoding pyridoxal phosphate-dependent aminotransferase, encoding MPTISQKGLAMPQSPIRKLMPYADAARKNGKHIFHLNIGQPDIKTPNVALEAIKNNSIEILSYSASEGFESYRNKLADYYKTNNINVSAEDIIISTGGSEALLFTMGSIADAGDEVIIPEPFYANYNGFATASGVTVVPVKSSIDNGFALPPIAEFEKLITPKTKAILICNPGNPTGYLYTKEEIEQLAAMVKKHNLFIVADEVYREFAYDGNTHHSIMSEPGLEDHAIMIDSVSKRYSMCGARIGCMVSKNKELMSTALKFAQARLSPPTFAQVAAEAALETPKSYFDDVIEEYVHRRNLLVNALEDINGVKVAKPKGAFYCIAELPVKDAEDFAKWLLSDFDVDGQTVMVAPASGFYSTPNTGLNQVRIAYVLNEDNLLKSVNILKKALEVYPN
- a CDS encoding glycosyltransferase, which encodes MFYTALLIAFAVIVLLNSICYIYLGQFTFTSFTAFHKREHYPTSIIICAKNEAENLKRFLPIICNQVFPVFEVIVVNDGSTDNTQNVLLDVKQAFPELRIIKNTNCLGKKASISKAIELATYNHLLFTDADCKPESKYWVQHMTQNFSENHTIVLGYSGYKKEKGILNSIIRYETVITALQYFGMAHHNNAYMGVGRNLAYTKACFKANKGFNSHKHIASGDDDLFIAEASTKTNTAISLNKASFTTSLPKASLKAWFHQKRRHITTANRYSFKIKTILAGFYISQLLFWLFCISLLIIQPYSIVVISLFLVRELIQGFILYKTFKTLHESALLLIFPLLEILLLSVQACLFITNIVSKPKSWD
- the lipA gene encoding lipoyl synthase encodes the protein MQTETLSVIKPKPKPKWLRVKLPTGKKYKELRGLVDKYDLHTICTSGSCPNMGECWSEGTATFMILGNVCTRSCGFCGVKTGRPDTVEWDEPEKVARSIKLMDIKHAVVTSVDRDDLKDMGSIIWAETVNAIRRMNPNTTLETLIPDFQGIEKHIDRIIAVNPEVVSHNMETVKRLTREVRIQAKYERSLGVLKYLKDQGIKRTKSGIMLGLGETEDEVIQTLKDLRAVNLDIVTIGQYLQPSKKHLPVKQFITPDQFKKYEEIGLEMGFRHVESGALVRSSYKAQKHLT
- the gap gene encoding type I glyceraldehyde-3-phosphate dehydrogenase, with amino-acid sequence MTPIKIAINGFGRIGRSLFRLLLDNPEIEVVAVNDLANVNTLAHLLKYDSIHGRLDRTVSVINDTTVVVDGVEFPFTNQPDISSINWALYQPDVVIECTGKFKTKELLQNHITGGAKKVILSVPPIEDDIKTIVLGVNNHLLDGTEQIISNASCTTNNAAPMLKVVHDLCQVEQAYITTVHSYTTDQSLHDQPHRDLRRARAAGQSIVPTTTGAAKALTKIFPDLEHAIGGCGIRVPVPNGSLTDMTLNVKRKTTVKEINEAFKKASETNLKNILSYTEDPIVSIDIIGLPYSCTFDAQMTSVIDGTLVKLIGWYDNERGYSNRIIDLIYCISSK
- a CDS encoding hybrid sensor histidine kinase/response regulator, producing MKHLYTLILLLLLTFSHSFSQTKKLLTNEETIKIKINTLVNRSKNQSVQEAQNNLQEALYLSKGLNDSFLIANTSVAVAKLYSIQKDYAAAEVNMLRAIQEYRDLKNKEYLGIAYREYAQLFILQGKYSRAKDYLDLAESIFEEEQLPLNKAYVLKEKGRIAYEEGDYITAIEVINLAIEDLSDSPDKYPYAQALYLIGKSHFANFNYEFAEKNVQRSFEISKRYKFKNLQADTALLLSQVSSQLNDDKKAVRYLTISNEINKELSLSSKNISLDEEALRKLEEKDEVITNLSEVNLQQEKDIKLNTLITLLSIAFITILSLLTLSLYKNNKIRDKANVLLLKQRDELKEAKEKAEKATRAKAQFLSTITHELRTPLYAVTGLTNLLLGENPTKEQKQHLNSLKFSGDYLLSLINNILDLNKLEANKAGLRVDKFNLKKRILEVITALNYSANKSNVKVHFEFDDQIPNLLNGDSIKLSQVLINLIGNAIKFTKNGDIWVRVIKNSESSEATNLRIEIEDNGLGISKEQQELIFENFSQGSLDINREFGGTGLGLSITKQILKLMGSSIKLESEIGKGSKFYFDIVFEIPEIQEGTPEIIPLEDIKKLTMPSDGQENLKDSEAISASKTIEDSPTKIESLRLDNRHILVVEDNKINQMITRKILEKNGATCVVADNGEKAVAVCNELEFDLVLMDIHMPGIGGIEATKQIREFNSTLPIIALTAVTLEDDGKAFYDNGFSAIIPKPFKQEEFFETIKLALNAADKPLT
- the murB gene encoding UDP-N-acetylmuramate dehydrogenase yields the protein MDLQHNVSLKSYNTFGIDVNATSFISVTSEDELISVLKKNYAETLFILGGGSNMLLTEDIEDTVVHLNLLGKTIVSEDNTSMTIDVSAGENWHQFVLWTLDKNLGGLENLSLIPGNVGTSPIQNIGAYGVELKDSFVSCDAIHKQTLVTKTFSKKDCEFGYRSSVFKTSLKGDYIITKVRFKLNKAPHLLSTNYGIIEQELERNKITEPTIQDVSNAVIAIRSSKLPNPNVLGNSGSFFKNPIIPINTFKTLKANHEHLPSYPVSEEFVKVPAGWLIDQSGLKGFREGDAGVHKNQALVLVNYGNASGQDILNLAKKVQDIVYQKFSIRLEPEVNIYN
- a CDS encoding RNA polymerase sigma factor, which produces MGLAHTDIEALITLAKTGKQSAYKKLLDEYWSYIYGFQLKRTSDEFLAEDITIQTFAKAFDKLSTYNSDYKFKTWLTTISKNIHVDIIRKENNAVVTNTSKAENKKINSLADNTLSAEDELIKEQNLSLLLQNIKKLKPDYQNIIMLRYFQELSYKEIAETIDEPINTIKVKLLRARKLLADIITSGTNKV